In the Hordeum vulgare subsp. vulgare chromosome 7H, MorexV3_pseudomolecules_assembly, whole genome shotgun sequence genome, one interval contains:
- the LOC123408374 gene encoding pyrophosphate--fructose 6-phosphate 1-phosphotransferase subunit alpha-like, whose product MGSVAMDSDYGATRELSPLQKERALYRPELPPCLQGTAVRVEHGDAAIAADGADAHVIGHAFPHTYGQPLAHFLPKTANAPDATVITKHPAVRVGVVFSGRQSPGGHNVIWGLHNAINSHNPSSKLIGFLGGTDGLFAQKTLEITDEVLSSYKNQGGYDMLGRTRDQIRTTEQVKAAMTTCQALKLDALVIVGGVTSNTDAAQLAETFAESKCLTKVVGVPVTLNGDLKNQFVETTVGFDTICKVNSQLISNVCTDALSAEKYYYFIRLMGRKASHVALECALQSHPNMVLLGEEVAASKLTISDITKQICDAVQARAEKDKYHGVVLIPEGLVESIPELYALLQEIHGLHDKGVSVENISSHLSPWASALFDFLPPFIRKQLLLHPESDDSAQLSQIETEKLLAQLVETEINKRLEEGTYKGKKFNAICHFFGYQARGALPSKFDCDYAYVLGHVCYHILAAGLNGYMATVTNLKCHVEQWKCGAAPITSMMTVTGWSRGPAASQIGKPAVHMASVDLKGKAYELLSQNSSSLLMEDIYKNPGPLQFQGPGADAKPISLCVEDRDYMGRIKQLQEYLEKVKSIVKPGCSQDVLKAALSAMAHVTELLTIMSSPSYSGQATI is encoded by the exons ATGGGCAGCGTGGCGATGGACTCCGACTACGGCGCGACGCGCGAGCTGTCGCCCCTCCAGAAGGAGCGCGCGCTGTATCGCCCCGAGCTCCCGCCCTGCCTCCAG GGCACCGCGGTGAGGGTGGAGCACGGCGACGCCGCGATCGCGGCTGACGGCGCTGATGCGCATGTGATCGGCCACGCGTTCCCGCACACGTATGGCCAGCCGCTGGCGCATTTCCTCCCGAAGACGGCCAATGCGCCGGACGCTACGGTCATCACAAAGCACCCTGCCGTCAG GGTTGGTGTCGTCTTCAGTGGCAGGCAGTCCCCAGGTGGGCACAATGTTATATGGGGACTACATAATGCTATAAATTCTCACAACCCAAGCAGCAAGCTTATCGGATTTCTTG GCGGAACTGATGGCTTGTTTGCTCAGAAAACTTTGGAAATCACCGATGAAGTTCTTTCTTCCTACAAAAATCAAGGTGGTTATGATATGCTTGGTCGAACCAGGGATCAAATCAGAACAACTGAACAAGTAAAGGCAGCAATGACTACTTGCCAGGCTCTGAAGTTGGATGCTCTTGTAATAGTTGGAG GTGTCACATCCAACACGGATGCTGCTCAGCTTGCTGAGACTTTTGCTGAGTCGAAATGTTTGACAAAG GTAGTTGGTGTTCCTGTAACTCTGAACGGCGACCTTAAGAACCAGTTTGTCGAGACAACTGTTGGCTTCGATACCATATGCAAG GTGAACTCACAGCTCATAAGTAATGTCTGCACTGATGCTCTTTCTGCTGAGAAG TATTACTACTTCATTCGCTTGATGGGACGGAAAGCATCTCATGTGGCCTTGGAATGTGCTCTCCAGTCACATCCAAATATG GTCTTACTAGGGGAGGAGGTTGCTGCATCAAAACTTACAATTTCTGATATTACAAAGCAGATATGTGATGCTGTCCAGGCAAGGGCTGAAAAGG ATAAATACCATGGTGTTGTACTTATTCCCGAGGGCCTTGTCGAGAGTATACCTGAATTGTACGCTTTGCTTCAG GAAATTCATGGGCTACATGATAAAGGTGTTTCCGTTGAGAACATCTCTTCTCATCTTTCGCCTTGGGCTTCTGCACTATTTGACTTTCTGCCTCCATTTATCAGGAAACAG CTACTTCTGCATCCAGAGTCTGACGACTCTGCTCAGCTTTCTCAG ATCGAGACTGAAAAGCTTCTTGCCCAGTTAGTTGAGACAGAAATCAACAAACGTCTG GAGGAAGGCACTTACAAAGGAAAGAAGTTCAATGCAATTTGCCACTTTTTTGGCTACCAAGCAAGAGGTGCTCTGCCATCAAAGTTTGATTGCGATTACGCCTAT gttctcggtcatgtatgctatCACATCTTAGCTGCTGGTCTGAATGGCTACATGGCCACTGTGACAAACCTAAAATGTCATGTGGAACAGTGGAAATGTGGTGCTGCTCCTATTACG TCTATGATGACGGTAACGGGATGGTCGCGTGGCCCTGCTGCCAGTCAAATTGGGAAGCCCGCTGTTCACATGGCAAGCGTCGACTTAAAAGGAAAAGCATACGA GTTGCTGAGCCAAAACTCTTCCAGCCTCCTGATGGAAGACATCTACAAGAACCCTGGGCCGCTGCAATTCCAAGGACCGGGTGCCGACGCAAAGCCCATCTCGTTGTGCGTGGAAGACCGGGACTACATGGGAAGGATCAAACAGCTGCAGGAGTATTTGGAGAAG GTGAAGAGCATCGTCAAGCCTGGGTGCTCGCAGGATGTGTTGAAAGCGGCGTTGAGCGCCATGGCGCATGTGACGGAGCTGCTGACCATCATGTCTTCTCCGTCTTACAGTGGCCAGGCGACCATCTGA